A region from the Acinonyx jubatus isolate Ajub_Pintada_27869175 chromosome C2, VMU_Ajub_asm_v1.0, whole genome shotgun sequence genome encodes:
- the LOC128315397 gene encoding 40S ribosomal protein S8-like, giving the protein MGLSGDEWQKCHKTGGKRKPHHRKQRYALGPPAYTQSALWGGMGRKKSRAWRLDVGTSPGAPSVVHKTKVVPVIYSAPSSQLVSTKPLVKILQGAGGRHTLPTAVWVPPALPLGHKKGAKLTPKEEEISSKKR; this is encoded by the coding sequence ATGGGCCTCTCTGGGGACGAGTGGCAGAAATGCCACAAGACTGGTGGCAAGAGAAAGCCCCACCACAGGAAGCAGAGGTATGCGCTGGGACCCCCAGCATACACACAGTCCGCGCTTTGGggagggatgggcagaaagaagTCCCGCGCCTGGAGGCTGGACGTGGGGACTTCTCCTGGGGCTCCCAGTGTTGTGCACAAAACAAAGGTTGTTCCTGTTATTTACAGTGCACCCAGCAGCCAACTGGTGAGCACGAAGCCCCTGGTGAAGATCTTGCAAGGTGCTGGAGGACGGCACACCCTACCCACAGCGGTGTGGGTCCCTCCAGCACTGCCCCTGGGCCACAAGAAGGGGGCCAAGCTGACTCCCAAGGAGGAAGAGATTTCAAGCAAAAAACGATAA